The Kocuria flava nucleotide sequence GCCGCCTCCCTCGAGACCGGCGAGGTCGGCGCGGTCCTCGCCGCCCCGGAGCGGGCCTGCGAGGACACCGGCGCGGCCGGTGCCGCCGGCGGCCTGGCCGCCGTCGTCTGACCCCGCCCGGCCCGGACCTGCCTCCGCAACGCCCCCGTCCGCCCCGCGGACGGGGGCGTTGCGCGTGCCCGCGGGAGGAGGCGGAGGGGGCCGGGAGGTATCCGAGACCTACAGTCCTGACAACTTCGGCGTGTCGGCTGTGACCCAGGTCTCATGCGGCCTAGGGTCCTGATCAGGCCCGGAGGGCGGCACCCCCGCCGACCTCCCCGGAGCCCGTGGGACCCCCGTTCGGCCAGCCTGTCCGCGGCCACCCCACCCCGACCTCGCCCGGCCGGGTCCGCGCCACCGCGCGGACGCGCCGGGCCCGTACCGATCCATGGAGGAAACGATGAGGACGAAGCGGGCCGCGGGTGCGGCAGTGCTCATGACCGGAACGCTGCTGCTCACCGCCTGCGGCGGTGGCGGCGGCGAGGCCGGCGCCGACGGCGGCGGCGGCACCTTCAGCGCGTACATCGGCGAGCCCGAGAACCCGCTGGTCCCCGGCAACACCACCGAGACCGAGGGCGGCCAGGTCGTCGACGCGCTGTGGACCGGTCTCGTCGAGTACGACCGCGAGACCAACGAGGCCGTCTACACCGGCGTCGCGGAGTCCGTGGAGTCCGAGGACCAGAAGACGTGGACGGTCACGCTCAAGGACGGCTGGACCTTCCACGACGGCACCCCGGTGACCGCGCAGAGCTACGTCGACACCTGGAACTACGTTGCCAACAGCACGAACGCCCAGGGCAACTCCTACTTCTTCGCCAACGTCGAGGGCTACGAGGACCTGCAGGCCGAGGAGGGGAAGGAGCCCGCCGGGACGGAGATGTCCGGGCTCGAGGTCGTCGACGACACCACGTTCCGGGTGACCCTCACCGAGCCCTACGCGCAGTTCCCCACGACCCTCGGCTACACGGCGTTCTTCCCGATGCCCCAGGCGTTCTTCGACGACCCCGAGGGCTTCGGCGAGCAGCCGATCGGCAACGGGCCCTTCAAGGCCGACGAGGCCTTCCAGGAGGGCCAGGGCATCACCCTGACCCGCTACGAGGAGTTCGGCGGCGAGGAGCCGGCGAAGGCCGCGGGCGTCGAGTTCCGCGTCTACACCGAGATCAACACCGCCTACAACGACCTGCAGGCCGGCTCCCTCGACGTGGTCGGCCAGATCCCGCCGGACGCCATCGCCTCCGCCGAGGACCAGTTCGGCGAGCGGTTCAAGACCACCCCGCGCGGGGACATCACCTCGCTGGGCTTCCCGACCTACGACGAGCGCTTCGCCGACCCGCAGGTCCGCCGGGCGTTCTCCATGGCGATCGACCGGCAGGCGATCACCGACGCGATCTTCCAGGGCTCCCGGACCCCGGCCGCGTCCTTCGTCTCGCCCGTGATCGACGGCCACCGCGAGGACGCCTGCGACGCCTGCGAGCTGAACGTCGAGGAGGCCAACCGCCTGCTCGAGGAGGCCGGCTTCGACAGGTCCGAGCCCGTGGACCTGTGGTTCAACGCCGGGGCCGGGCACGAGGAGTGGATGCAGGCGGTGGGCAACCAGCTGCGGGAGAACCTCGGGGTCGAGTACCAGCTGCGCGGCGACCTCCAGTTCGCCGAGTACCTGCCCAAGCAGGACGAGAAGGGCATGACCGGCCCGTTCCGCTCCGGCTGGATCATGGACTACCCGGTCATGGAGAACATGCTCGGCCCGACCTACTCCACCGCGGCCCTGCCGCCGGCCGGGTCGAACGTGACCTTCTACTCGAACGAGGAGTTCGACGCGAAGCTGCAGGAGGGCAACGCCGCCGACTCGGTCGACGCCGCGATCCAGGCCTACCAGGAGGCCGAGGACGTGCTCCTGGCCGACATGCCGGCCGCCCCGCTGTTCTACGGGCTCGTCCAGTACGCGCACTCGGAGAACGTCAGCGACGTCCACGTCAACAGCTTCGGCCGCGTCGAGGTCGAGGACGTCGTCGTCGGCTCGGAGTGACCCGGCCCCGAGGCCCGGGGCGCCCCCGATCGGGGCGCCCCGGGCCCGTGCGGAAGACCGAGCGCTCCGACCGGGCGCTGCGACCGTGAACGAAGGAGACCCATGGGGCGGTACGTCCTCCGCCGTCTGCTGCTGACCATCCCGGTGCTGCTGGGGGCATCCCTGCTCATCTTCTCGATGGTCTACGCGCTGCCCGGCGACCCCATCCGAGCCCTCGGCGGGGACCGCCCGCTCTCCGAGGCGGTGCAGGCGCAGCTGCGCGCCGAGTACAACCTCGACGACCCGCTGCTGATCCAGTACCTGAAGTACCTGGCCGGGCTGGTCCAGGGCGACTTCGGCACCGACTTCTCCGGCCGGCCCGTGCTCGCCACGATCCTGGACCGGCTGCCCGTGACCGCCCGCCTGGCCCTCGTGGCCGTGGGCTTCGAGATCCTCATCGGCATCGCCGCCGGCGTCCTGGCCGGCCTGCGCCGGGGGTCGTTCTTCGACAACCTGGTGCTCGTCTCGACCACGGTCGTGGTCTCGATCCCCGTGTTCGTCCTGGGCTTCCTCGCCCAGTACGTCTTCGGGGTGCGCCTGGGCTGGTTCCCGATCGCGGGCATCTCCCAGGGCTGGTACAGCTACGTCCTGCCGGGCCTGGTGCTCGCGGCGCTCTCGCTGGCCTACGTGGCGCGGCTGACCCGCACGAGCCTCGCCGAGAACCTGCAGAGCGACTACGTGCGCACCGCCCGGGCCAAGGGCCTGAGCGAGGCCCGCGTGGTCGGCAAGCACACCCTGCGCAACAGCCTGATCCCGGTGATCACCTTCATCGGCGCCGACCTCGGCGCCCTGATGGGCGGGGCGATCGTCACCGAGTCGGTGTTCAACATCCCCGGCCTGGGCCGGGCGGTCTACGACGCGGTGCTGCGGCAGGAGGGCGCCGTCGTCGTCGGGATCGTGACCCTGTTCGTGTTCTTCTACATCTTCTTCAACCTGGTGGTCGACGTCCTCTACGCCGCCCTCGACCCGAGGATCCGCTATGAATGACCCCCGCACGGACGCCCTCGAGGACCAGGCCCACCCGGAGGGCCTGCACCGGGAGAGCTACGCCGACCGGGTGGACGACCGCGCCGACGAGCTGGCCTCGGCGGCCGCGGCCGGGGACATCGAGCAGACCAGCCTGTGGCAGGACGCCTGGCGGCAGCTGCGCCGCAACCCGTTCTTCCTCGTGGGCGCGCTGCTGTTCCTGGTCTTCGCGACCATGGCGGTGGCCCCGGGGCTGTTCACCTCGACCGACCCGAGGGCCTGCGACCTCGCCCGCTCCGGGGACGGCCCGCGGGCCGGGGCCCCGTTCGGCTTCGACGTCCAGGGCTGCGACTACTACGCCAACGTGGTGCACGGGGCCGGGGTGTCCCTCGCGATCGGCTTCCTCTCCGTGCTCGGGGTGCTCGCCATCGGCGTGGTCGTGGGCGCGCTGGCCGGCTACTACGGCGGGTGGATCGACTCGCTGCTGGCCCGCGTGACCGACATCTTCTACGGCCTGCCGCTGATCCTGGGGGCGATCATCCTGCTCTCCGTGCTGCCCGAGCGCGGGGTGCTCGAGGTCTCCCTCGCGCTGATCGCCTTCGGCTGGATGACCGCGATGCGCCTGGTGCGCTCCAACGTCATCGGGGTCAAGCAGTCCGACTACGTCCAGGCCGCCCGCGCCCTCGGGGCCCGGACCGGGCGGATCATCGTCCGGCACATCCTGCCCAACGCCGTGGCCCCCGTGCTCGTCTACGCCACGATCGCGGTGGGCACGATCATCGCCTCCGAGGCGACGCTGACGTTCCTGGGCGTGGGTCTGCAGCTGCCCGAGATCTCCTGGGGCCTGCAGATCAACGCCGCCCAGAACCGGCTGCGCGACGCCCCGCACCTGATCCTGTTCCCCTCGCTCTTCCTGTCCCTGACCGTGCTCGCGTTCATCCTCATGGGGGATGCGCTGCGCGACGCCCTCGACCCGAAACTGCGCCGATGAACCCCTCGCACCCCGTTCCCGCCCCGGCGGACCCGCAGCAGCGGGACGCGGAGCAGCCCGTCCTCGAGGTCGAGGACCTCGCGGTCGAGTTCCGCTCCCGCCGCCGCACCGTCCGGGCCGTCAACGGCATCTCCTACGCGGTCCGCCCCGGGGAGACCCTCGCCATCGTCGGGGAGTCCGGCTCGGGCAAGTCCGTCTCCGCCCAGGCGGTCATGGGCATCCTCGACGTCCCCCCGGCGCGCATCACGCGCGGCGCCATCCGCTTCCGCGGCCGCGACCTGCTGGGGATGACCCGCAAGGAGCAGCGGGCCGTGCGCGGGCCGGGCATCGCCATGGTCTTCCAGGACGCGCTGTCCGCCCTCAACCCCGTCTTCACGGTCGGGCACCAGATCGGGGAGCTGTTCCGCGTCCACCGCGGGGCCTCCCGCGCCGAGGCCCGGGAGCGGGCGGTCGAGCTCATGGAGCGCGTCGGCATCCCCGCCGCCCGCGAGCGCGTCGACGCCTATCCGCACCAGTTCTCCGGCGGGATGCGCCAGCGCGTGATGATCGCGATGGCCGTCGCCCTGGACCCGGACCTGCTGATCGCCGACGAGCCCACGACCGCCCTCGACGTCACCGTCCAGGCCCAGATCATGGACCTGCTCACCGAGCTGCAGGAGCAGACGGGGACGGGGATGATCCTCATCACCCACGACCTCGGGGTCGTCAACGAGGTCGCCGACCGGGTGGCCGTGATGTACGCCGGGCGGATCGTGGAGAACGGCACGGTCGACGAGGTCCTGGCCGCCCCGCTGCACCCCTACACGAAGGGCCTGATGGCCTCGATGCCGAGCCTCGAGTCCCATGGGGAGCGGCTGCACCCGGTCACCGGCACCCCGCCGGACCTCTCGGCCATCCCCTCCGGGTGCGCCTTCCACCCGCGCTGCCCGCTGGCCCGCTCCGGGGCCGCGGCCGCCCCCGGCGCCGACTGCGCCGGAGATGTCCCGGCGCTGCGCGAGATCGTCCCGGGCCGCACGGCGGCCTGCCACTACAGCGAGGAGCTCGCCCATGGCTGAGACGGCACCGGTCCCCGGGGGGACGACGACGGCGCAGGCGCCGCTGCTGCAGCTGCGGGGGCTGACCAAGCACTTCCCGCTCACGCAGGGCATCGTCCTGCGGCGCACGATCGGGCAGGTGCGGGCGGTCGAGGGCGTGGACCTCACCGTGGGCGCCGGCGAGACGCTGGGGCTGGTGGGGGAGTCCGGCTCGGGCAAGTCCACGGTCGCGAAGCTCGTGATGGCACTCGAGCGGCCCACCGCCGGGCAGGTGCTCTACAAGGGCCGGGACGTCGCGGCGATGGGCGCCCGCGAGCTGCGGGAGTACCGGCGCAACGTGCAGATCATCTTCCAGGACCCCTACTCCTCGCTGAACCCCCGGATGACGGTGGGCGACATCGTGGCCGAGGCCTGGGACGTGCACCCCAACACCCTCGACCGCAAGGACCGCGGGGCGCGGGTGCGGGAGCTGCTCGAGCGGGTGGGGCTGCGCGCCGACTACGCCAACCGCTACCCGCACCAGTTCTCGGGCGGGCAGCGCCAGCGGATCGGGATCGCCCGGGCCCTGGCGCTGCGCCCCGAGCTGATCGTCTGCGACGAGCCCGTCTCCGCCCTCGACGTCTCGGTCCAGGCCCAGGTGATCAACCTCCTCCAGGACCTGCAGGACGAGTTCGGGCTGTCCTTCCTGTTCATCGCCCACGACCTCTCCGTGGTGCGCCACCTCAGCGACCGGGTGGCCGTGATGTACCTCGGCGGCGTGGTGGAGACCGGCGACCGGGACGCCATCTACGAGCGCGCCGCCCACCCCTACACCCAGGCCCTGCTGTCCGCGGTGCCGGTGCACGAGCCCGCCCTGCGGGGATCCCGGGAGCGGATCATGCTCAGCGGCGACCTGCCCAGCCCGGCCGACCCGCCCTCCGGGTGCCGGTTCCGCACCCGCTGCTGGAAGGCCCAGGACGTCTGCGCCGAGGAGGTCCCGGAGCTGGTGGACCGGGGCCAGGGCCACCCCTCGGCCTGCCACTTCGCCGAGCTGCGGGCGCCCGCCCCGCGGCCCTAGCCGGGGCGCCCCTCCCGGAGGTCGTGGGCACAGGGCCCCGGCCGGACCGCCGGTCCGGCCGGGGCCTTTTCCGCGCCCGACCGTTGCGCAGATTGTTCAACAATCACTACACTGACTCGGAAGTGACCGGGGCCACTCCCGTGGCCGGTCGGCGTCGCCGTCGTCGTGCAGGTCGCAACCGCGAAACCCAGGAGGGCTCCATGTCCAGCTCCGCCCCCGTGCCGCCCGCCGAGAAGGAGACCGGCTCCGCCCTCGGCCCCGCGGCCATGCGGGCCGTGAACCGCTCCGCCCTGCTGGGCGCGCTGTTCCTCATGGCCACCTCGGCCATCGGCCCCGGCTTCATCACCCAGACCGCCAACTTCACCGTCCAGCTCGGCGCGGCCTTCGCCTTCGCGATCGTCGTCTCGATCGTCGTGGACATCGCCGTGCAGCTGAACGTGTGGCGGGTCATCGGCGTCTCCGGGCTCAAGGCCCACGAGCTCGGCAACCGCGTGCTGCCCGGTCTGGGCTGGTTCATCGCCGCGCTCGTGGCCACCGGCGGGCTCGTGTTCAACATCGGCAACACCGCTGGCGGCGGGCTCGGCCTCAACGCCCTGCTGGGCCTCGACGCGACCTGGGGCGGGATCCTCACCGCCCTGCTCGCCGTGGGCGTGTTCCTCAGCCGCCGCGCCGGCGTGGCCCTCGACCGGATCGTCGTGGCCCTCGGCGTCGTGATGATCCTCGTGACCGGCTACGTCGCGGTCGTCTCGCAGCCGCCCGTGGGCGAGGCCCTGCGCAACGTGGTCCTGCCGGAGGAGGTCAGCTTCCTCGTGGTCACCACGCTGATCGGCGGCACCGTGGGCGGCTACATCACCTACGCGGGCGCCCACCGCGTGGTCGACGCCGGGATCACCGGGGTCGAGAACGTCAAGCAGATCTCCCGCAGCTCCGTGGTGAGCATCGTCGTCACCGGCGTGATGCGCTTCCTGCTCTTCCTGGCGATCCTCGGCGTGGTCGCCGGCGGGGCGCAGCTGGCCGGGGAGAACCTCGCGGCCCAGGCCTTCCAGTCGGCCGCCGGCGAGGTCGGGCTGCGGCTGTTCGGCGTGATCCTGTGGGCGGCCTCCGTCTCCTCGGTGATCGGCGCGGCCTACACCTCCGTCTCCTTCCTCACCACCTCCCGCACCGCCCCGCGCACCCGCAGCCTGCTCACCGTGGCGTTCATCCTGATCTCCGCCGCCGTGTTCACCCTGCTCGGGCAGGCGCCCTCGACCCTGCTCATCGTGGCCGGGGCCGTCAACGGGCTGATCCTGCCGCTGGGCTTCGCCGTGCTCCTGTGGGTGGCCTGGCGCCGGCGCGACCTGCTGGGCGGCTACGAGTACCCGACGTGGCTCGCGGTCCTCGGCACCCTGGTGTGGCTGCTGACGATCTGGCTCGGCGTCCAGTCGCTCAGCGGCATCGCCGCGCTGTGGGCATGAGCGCCGCGCCGGCCCGCGCCGAGCGGGCGGGCCTGGCCCCCGCCGCGGCGCGCGCCCTGTTCCGCGACGGACTGGTCACCCCGACCTCCGGGTTCAGCGACGGCCACGCCCAGGCCAACCTCATCGTGGTCCCGCGGGACTGGGCCTTCGACGTCCTGCTCTTCGCCCAGCGCAACCCCAAGCCGTGCCCGGTGCTGGGCGTGCTCGACGCCGGCGAGGTCGAGGGGCCCCTGCTGCCCGGCGGCGACGTCCGCACCGACGTGCCGCTGTACACCGTCTACGAGCACGGGGAGGCGGCCGGCACCCGCACCGACCTGCTCGACGTGTGGCGGGACGACCTCGTGACCTTCGCCCTGGGCTGCAGCTTCACCTTCGAGGCCGCCCTGCAGGAGGCCGGGATCCCCGTGGCCCACCTCGAGCAGGGCGTCAACGTGCCGATGTACCGCACCTCGGTGGAGTGCACCCCCGCGGGCCGGCTCTCGGGCCCGCTCGTGGTCTCGATGCGCCCGGTCCCCGCCTCCCGCGTGGCCGACGCCGTGCGGATCACCTCCCGCTACCCGGCCGTGCACGGGGCGCCCGTGCACGTGGGAGCCCCGGAGGAGCTGGGCATCCGCGACCTCGCGGCCCCCGACTTCGGCGACCCGGTCGGGATCCCCGCCGGGCACGTGCCGGTGTTCTGGGCCTGCGGGGTCACCCCGCAGGCGGCCGTGCTGGCCTCGGGGGTGCCCTTCGCCCTCGGCCACGCCCCCGGGCACATGCTGGTCACCGACGCCCCGAACTGGCAGTACCAGGTGCCCTGAGCGGCCCGGACCGATCCGACCCCGCACCCCGGGGGCCTGCCCGACCGGGCAGGCCCCCGGGGTGCGGTCCGTCCGGCAGGGCCTCCGGGCCCGGCAGCGGCGACCGGGCCGCCGTCAGGCCCGGTCGGGGACCCCGAGGGCGGCGAGCACCCGGTCCCGGCCCGCGGCCAGGTAGGCGGCCATCTCCGCGGCGGCCTCCTGCGACCGGCCGGCCTCGAACAGGGCGGTGATCCGGTCGTTGCGCTCCACGAAGGGCATGTGGAAGGACGGGTCCTCGCGCATGCCCAGGAACACCAGGCGCATCTCCGCGAGGATCCGGTCCATCAGCTCGTCCTGGCGGCTCGAGCCCGCGAGCGCGACCACGGCCCGGTGGAAGCGCTGGTTGGCGTCGGCGGTGGCCGCGACGTCCCCGCGCTCGCGCGCGGCCCGGCCCGCGGCCACCGCGGCGTGCAGCTGCGGGGCGGGGCCCGGCTCGGCCCAGCGCAGCGCGGAGGTCTCGAGGGCCAGGCGCACCCGGTACATCTCCCGCACGTCCTCGGGCCCGGGCCGGGCCACGCTGACCCCGCGGTGGGGCAGGCGGGTCAGCAGGTTCTCGTCGGCGAGGGCCGCGAAGGCCTCCCGCAGGGTGTTGCGGGAGATCCCGAGCACCCGGCTGACCTGCGCCTCGGACAGGCGGGTCCCGGGCAGCAGCCGCCCGGCGGTGATGGTCCCGCGCAGCACCGCCGCGGCCCAGGGGGTGGCCTCGCCCGAGGGTGCGGGGCCGGCCTGGGCGGCGGCGGCGGCGAGGGTGGAGTCGTCGACGGCGTTCATCGCCTCCCCATCCTGGCACCCCGGCTCGGCGCGGGCGGGACCGGCACGCTCAGTCCAGCCGGGCCAGCACCTGGTCCGCCGCGACGGACTCGCCCGGCTCGGCGAGCAGCTCGCCCACCCGGCCGGTGCGGGGGGCGGGGACGCGGGTCTCGGTCTTCATGGCCTCGAGCACCGCGACGTCCTGGCCGGCCTCGACCTCCTGACCCGCCTCGACGAGCCAGGACACGAGCGTCCCGGCGAACGGGGCCGTCACGGCGCCGTCCTCCGCCGCGGCCGGAGCGGGGGCGGCCGCGGCCCCCGGGGCCGCGCTGAGCGCGGCGGCGAGGGCCTCGGGCAGCCCGATGCGCACCCGCCGCCCGTCGACGTCGACCGTGAAGCGGGTGCGCCCGGCCTCGCCGGCCCGGGCGTACTCGGTGTCGGGGGCCAGCCGCGGGGCCAGCTCGTCCTCGATCCAGGTGGTCCACACCCCGAGACCGTCGCCGCCGGCGAAGGCCGGCTCGTCGAGGACGGTGCGGTGGAACGGCACGGTCGTGGCCACCCCGTGCACCCGCAGCTCGCGCAGCGCGGTGCGGGCGCGCACGAGGGCCTGCTCGCGGGTCGGGGCGCTGACCACGAGCTTGAGCAGCAGGGAGTCGAAGGTCGTGGCCACGCGGGAGCCGGCCCGCACCCCGGAGTCCAGGCGCACGCCGGGCCCGGTGGGGGCGTCCACGGCCTCCACCGTCCCGCCCGAGGGCAGGAAGCCGCGGCCGGGGTCCTCGGCGTTGACCCGGAACTCGATCGCGTGCCCCCGCGGGGCGGGCGTGCGCGTCACCGGCAGGGGCCGGCCGGCGGCGACGTCGAGCTGGGCGCGCACGAGGTCCACGCCGTAGACCTCCTCGGTGATCGGGTGCTCGACCTGCAGGCGGGTGTTGACCTCCAGGAAGGAGATCAGCCCGTCCGGGGCCACGAGGAACTCGGCGGTGCCCACGCCCACGTACCCGGCCTCGCGGAAGATCCCGGCGGCGGCCTCGTGGATGCGGGTGCGCTGGTCGTCGGTGAGGAACGGCGCGGGGGCCTCCTCGACGAGCTTCTGGTGGCGCCGCTGCAGGGAGCAGTCGCGGGTGCCGAGCACGACCACCTGGCCGTGGGCGTCGGCGAGCACCTGGGCCTCGACGTGGCGGGGGCGGTCGAGGAAGCGCTCGAGGAAGCACTCCTCGCGGCCGAAGGCGCCGCGGGCCTCGCGGGCGGCCGCGGCGAAGGCCTCCTCGACCTCCTCGAGCTCGCGCACCACGCGCATCCCGCGCCCGCCGCCGCCGTGGGCGGCCTTGACGATCACCGGCAGCCCGTGCTCCTCCGCGAAGGCCCGGGCCTCCTCGGGGGTGCCCACGGGTCCGTCGGTGCCGGGCACCAGCGGGGCCCCGACCCGGCGGGCGAGCTCGCGGGCGGCGACCTTGTCCCCGAGCAGCGCGATGGTCTCCGGGGAGGGGCCGATCCAGGTCAGACCGGCCTCCTGCACGGCCCGGGCGAAGCCGGCGTTCTCGGAGAGGAAGCCGTAGCCGGGGTGCACGGCGTCGGCCCCGGCCCGGCGGGCGACCGCGAGCAGCTTCTCGGCGTCGAGGTAGGTCTCGGCGGGGGAGGAGCCCTCGAGGGAGTGCGCCTCGTCGGCGAGCTCCACGTGGGGGGCGTCGGCGTCGGGGTCGGCGTAGACGGCCACGGAGGCCAGCCCGGCCTCGGCGCACGCGTGGACCACGCGCACGGCGATCTCCCCGCGGTTGGCGATCAGGACTTTGCGCACGGTGTCACTCCTGTGGGTTCTCGGTCAGGTCGGGCGCCGGGTGGCGGGTGAAGCGCAGCCGCGCGCCCGGGGGCAGCTGGGCGAGCAGGGACAGGTCCTCGGGGTGGACCGTGCCGAGCACGGGGTAGCCCCCGGTGGTCGGGTGGTCGCGCAGGAACACCACGGGGGTCCCCGACGGCGGGACCTGGACGCTGCCCGGGACGGCGCCCTCGCTGGGCAGCTCGCCGGTGCGGGCCCGCTCCAGCGGCGTCCCGCGCAGGCGGGCGCCCACGCGGTCGGAGTCGGGGCTGAGCTCCCACTCCTGGTCGAAGAACGCCTCGCGGGAGGCCGGGGTGAACCAGTCCTCGCGCGGGCCGGGGACCACGCGCAGCACGGGCTCGCGCGGGGGCCCGGGCACCGGGACGGGCGCCTGCACGGCCGTGCCCGGGTCCGGGCCCACCGGCAGCAGGTCCCCGGCGGCCAGCGGCGCGGGGCCGAGGCCGGCCAGGACGTCGGTGGAGCGGCTGCCGAGCACGGGGGCCACGGCGATCCCGCCGCGCACGGCCACGTAGACCCGGGCGCCGGCCGCGACCGGTCCGACGACGAGCTGCTCGCCGTCGCGCAGCGCGAAGGGCACCCCGGGCTCCGGCGCCCACCCGGCCACTCCGGGCACCTCCAGCGGGGCCGGGGCGCCGGTGACGGCCACGACCTGGTCGCCGGAGGCGCTCAGGCGCAGCCGGCCCAGCAGGTTCTCCAGCACGGCGGCGTCCGCCGGGTTGCCGACGAGGCGGTTGGCGGCGGCGGCCGCGACGTCGTCGAGGGCCCCGGAGGGCGAGACGCCCAGGGCGGCGGAGCCGGGCCGGCCGCGGTCCTCGACGAGGCT carries:
- a CDS encoding GntR family transcriptional regulator yields the protein MNAVDDSTLAAAAAQAGPAPSGEATPWAAAVLRGTITAGRLLPGTRLSEAQVSRVLGISRNTLREAFAALADENLLTRLPHRGVSVARPGPEDVREMYRVRLALETSALRWAEPGPAPQLHAAVAAGRAARERGDVAATADANQRFHRAVVALAGSSRQDELMDRILAEMRLVFLGMREDPSFHMPFVERNDRITALFEAGRSQEAAAEMAAYLAAGRDRVLAALGVPDRA
- a CDS encoding ABC transporter ATP-binding protein, encoding MNPSHPVPAPADPQQRDAEQPVLEVEDLAVEFRSRRRTVRAVNGISYAVRPGETLAIVGESGSGKSVSAQAVMGILDVPPARITRGAIRFRGRDLLGMTRKEQRAVRGPGIAMVFQDALSALNPVFTVGHQIGELFRVHRGASRAEARERAVELMERVGIPAARERVDAYPHQFSGGMRQRVMIAMAVALDPDLLIADEPTTALDVTVQAQIMDLLTELQEQTGTGMILITHDLGVVNEVADRVAVMYAGRIVENGTVDEVLAAPLHPYTKGLMASMPSLESHGERLHPVTGTPPDLSAIPSGCAFHPRCPLARSGAAAAPGADCAGDVPALREIVPGRTAACHYSEELAHG
- a CDS encoding putative hydro-lyase; its protein translation is MSAAPARAERAGLAPAAARALFRDGLVTPTSGFSDGHAQANLIVVPRDWAFDVLLFAQRNPKPCPVLGVLDAGEVEGPLLPGGDVRTDVPLYTVYEHGEAAGTRTDLLDVWRDDLVTFALGCSFTFEAALQEAGIPVAHLEQGVNVPMYRTSVECTPAGRLSGPLVVSMRPVPASRVADAVRITSRYPAVHGAPVHVGAPEELGIRDLAAPDFGDPVGIPAGHVPVFWACGVTPQAAVLASGVPFALGHAPGHMLVTDAPNWQYQVP
- a CDS encoding peptide ABC transporter substrate-binding protein, whose translation is MRTKRAAGAAVLMTGTLLLTACGGGGGEAGADGGGGTFSAYIGEPENPLVPGNTTETEGGQVVDALWTGLVEYDRETNEAVYTGVAESVESEDQKTWTVTLKDGWTFHDGTPVTAQSYVDTWNYVANSTNAQGNSYFFANVEGYEDLQAEEGKEPAGTEMSGLEVVDDTTFRVTLTEPYAQFPTTLGYTAFFPMPQAFFDDPEGFGEQPIGNGPFKADEAFQEGQGITLTRYEEFGGEEPAKAAGVEFRVYTEINTAYNDLQAGSLDVVGQIPPDAIASAEDQFGERFKTTPRGDITSLGFPTYDERFADPQVRRAFSMAIDRQAITDAIFQGSRTPAASFVSPVIDGHREDACDACELNVEEANRLLEEAGFDRSEPVDLWFNAGAGHEEWMQAVGNQLRENLGVEYQLRGDLQFAEYLPKQDEKGMTGPFRSGWIMDYPVMENMLGPTYSTAALPPAGSNVTFYSNEEFDAKLQEGNAADSVDAAIQAYQEAEDVLLADMPAAPLFYGLVQYAHSENVSDVHVNSFGRVEVEDVVVGSE
- a CDS encoding ABC transporter permease, translating into MNDPRTDALEDQAHPEGLHRESYADRVDDRADELASAAAAGDIEQTSLWQDAWRQLRRNPFFLVGALLFLVFATMAVAPGLFTSTDPRACDLARSGDGPRAGAPFGFDVQGCDYYANVVHGAGVSLAIGFLSVLGVLAIGVVVGALAGYYGGWIDSLLARVTDIFYGLPLILGAIILLSVLPERGVLEVSLALIAFGWMTAMRLVRSNVIGVKQSDYVQAARALGARTGRIIVRHILPNAVAPVLVYATIAVGTIIASEATLTFLGVGLQLPEISWGLQINAAQNRLRDAPHLILFPSLFLSLTVLAFILMGDALRDALDPKLRR
- a CDS encoding NRAMP family divalent metal transporter; this encodes MSSSAPVPPAEKETGSALGPAAMRAVNRSALLGALFLMATSAIGPGFITQTANFTVQLGAAFAFAIVVSIVVDIAVQLNVWRVIGVSGLKAHELGNRVLPGLGWFIAALVATGGLVFNIGNTAGGGLGLNALLGLDATWGGILTALLAVGVFLSRRAGVALDRIVVALGVVMILVTGYVAVVSQPPVGEALRNVVLPEEVSFLVVTTLIGGTVGGYITYAGAHRVVDAGITGVENVKQISRSSVVSIVVTGVMRFLLFLAILGVVAGGAQLAGENLAAQAFQSAAGEVGLRLFGVILWAASVSSVIGAAYTSVSFLTTSRTAPRTRSLLTVAFILISAAVFTLLGQAPSTLLIVAGAVNGLILPLGFAVLLWVAWRRRDLLGGYEYPTWLAVLGTLVWLLTIWLGVQSLSGIAALWA
- a CDS encoding acetyl/propionyl/methylcrotonyl-CoA carboxylase subunit alpha gives rise to the protein MRKVLIANRGEIAVRVVHACAEAGLASVAVYADPDADAPHVELADEAHSLEGSSPAETYLDAEKLLAVARRAGADAVHPGYGFLSENAGFARAVQEAGLTWIGPSPETIALLGDKVAARELARRVGAPLVPGTDGPVGTPEEARAFAEEHGLPVIVKAAHGGGGRGMRVVRELEEVEEAFAAAAREARGAFGREECFLERFLDRPRHVEAQVLADAHGQVVVLGTRDCSLQRRHQKLVEEAPAPFLTDDQRTRIHEAAAGIFREAGYVGVGTAEFLVAPDGLISFLEVNTRLQVEHPITEEVYGVDLVRAQLDVAAGRPLPVTRTPAPRGHAIEFRVNAEDPGRGFLPSGGTVEAVDAPTGPGVRLDSGVRAGSRVATTFDSLLLKLVVSAPTREQALVRARTALRELRVHGVATTVPFHRTVLDEPAFAGGDGLGVWTTWIEDELAPRLAPDTEYARAGEAGRTRFTVDVDGRRVRIGLPEALAAALSAAPGAAAAPAPAAAEDGAVTAPFAGTLVSWLVEAGQEVEAGQDVAVLEAMKTETRVPAPRTGRVGELLAEPGESVAADQVLARLD
- a CDS encoding ABC transporter permease is translated as MGRYVLRRLLLTIPVLLGASLLIFSMVYALPGDPIRALGGDRPLSEAVQAQLRAEYNLDDPLLIQYLKYLAGLVQGDFGTDFSGRPVLATILDRLPVTARLALVAVGFEILIGIAAGVLAGLRRGSFFDNLVLVSTTVVVSIPVFVLGFLAQYVFGVRLGWFPIAGISQGWYSYVLPGLVLAALSLAYVARLTRTSLAENLQSDYVRTARAKGLSEARVVGKHTLRNSLIPVITFIGADLGALMGGAIVTESVFNIPGLGRAVYDAVLRQEGAVVVGIVTLFVFFYIFFNLVVDVLYAALDPRIRYE
- a CDS encoding ABC transporter ATP-binding protein, encoding MAETAPVPGGTTTAQAPLLQLRGLTKHFPLTQGIVLRRTIGQVRAVEGVDLTVGAGETLGLVGESGSGKSTVAKLVMALERPTAGQVLYKGRDVAAMGARELREYRRNVQIIFQDPYSSLNPRMTVGDIVAEAWDVHPNTLDRKDRGARVRELLERVGLRADYANRYPHQFSGGQRQRIGIARALALRPELIVCDEPVSALDVSVQAQVINLLQDLQDEFGLSFLFIAHDLSVVRHLSDRVAVMYLGGVVETGDRDAIYERAAHPYTQALLSAVPVHEPALRGSRERIMLSGDLPSPADPPSGCRFRTRCWKAQDVCAEEVPELVDRGQGHPSACHFAELRAPAPRP